A portion of the Magnolia sinica isolate HGM2019 chromosome 17, MsV1, whole genome shotgun sequence genome contains these proteins:
- the LOC131230838 gene encoding mediator of RNA polymerase II transcription subunit 4 — MLQNHPQQMLHSPARLGLPNPNSPSTLLPNPPSSSTPKLSSSSTSSQQQQQQQQQQQQQQQQQQSQPQQQPQPPTTPTTITTTRTSSTLLSLLPPLPRAQSLLFQMASLATKLFEVSPNRSLWVASFRGSLPQFLPSASSSQPSSSSSSHVDLSPSSTKEVLSLFTSLQTQLFEAVAELQEILNLQNAKVRVACDIRSKDAAILAFAKKLKEAQHVLDLLADDYASYRRPKRSKPPFSHDVPVVDPTALSLGEGLSLSDILSYAHRISYTTFAPPEFGAGQVSHSRGALPPAPQEEQMRASQLYNFADLDIGLPKAAEAKEKAVETLIEAVQPSEAPLVDLAAIQGMLIPPPPAIPSGWRPGMPVELPSDIPIVPPGWKPGDPIPLPPLDAHIGPKKDEEQRPVVQMPGAPLPPKAPEPIQVRYVELDINPDQDEYSSDYSSEVHSSEEDDED, encoded by the coding sequence atgCTACAGAATCACCCACAACAGATGCTTCATTCTCCAGCGAGGTTAGGTCTCCCAAACCCTAATTCCCCTTCAACCCTCCTTCCCAACCCTCCCTCCTCCTCTACCCCcaaactctcttcttcttccacttcctcccaacaacaacaacagcagcagcaacaacaacagcaacaacaacaacaacaacaatcacaaccacaacaacaaccacaGCCACCAACAACACCAACAACGATAACCACAACAAGAACTTCTTCAACTCTGCTATCCCTCCTCCCACCTCTCCCCCGCGCCCAATCCCTCCTTTTCCAAATGGCCTCCCTCGCCACCAAGCTCTTCGAAGTATCCCCTAACCGCTCTCTATGGGTCGCCTCCTTCCGCGGCTCCCTCCCTCAGTTCCTcccttctgcttcttcttcccaaccatcatcatcgtcatcgtcccATGTCGATTTGTCGCCTTCCTCCACCAAGGAGGTGCTTTCCCTCTTCACCTCCCTCCAGACCCAGCTCTTCGAGGCCGTCGCCGAGCTCCAAGAGATCCTGAACCTCCAAAATGCCAAGGTCAGGGTGGCGTGCGACATTCGCTCCAAGGATGCTGCCATCCTTGCCTTCGCCAAGAAGCTCAAAGAAGCCCAGCACGTGCTCGATCTCCTTGCCGACGACTATGCCAGCTACCGCCGCCCCAAGCGCTCCAAGCCACCGTTCTCTCATGACGTCCCGGTCGTGGACCCCACTGCCCTCTCTCTCGGAGAAGGGTTGAGCCTGTCAGACATACTCTCGTATGCCCACCGCATCAGCTACACAACGTTTGCACCACCCGAGTTCGGCGCTGGGCAGGTCTCCCACTCCCGCGGTGCCCTCCCCCCAGCCCCACAGGAGGAGCAGATGCGTGCCTCCCAGCTCTACAACTTCGCTGACCTTGACATCGGCCTGCCCAAGGCGGCTGAGGCCAAGGAGAAGGCTGTGGAGACACTGATCGAGGCAGTGCAGCCGAGTGAGGCACCGCTCGTTGATTTGGCTGCAATCCAGGGAATGCTCATCCCCCCTCCACCTGCGATCCCTTCAGGTTGGCGCCCAGGAATGCCGGTGGAATTGCCAAGCGATATACCGATAGTCCCACCTGGTTGGAAGCCTGGGGACCCCATCCCGTTGCCGCCATTGGATGCCCACATTGGTCCTAAGAAGGATGAGGAGCAAAGGCCTGTCGTTCAAATGCCAGGCGCACCGTTGCCTCCGAAGGCACCAGAGCCAATTCAGGTTAGGTATGTTGAGCTCGACATCAACCCAGATCAGGATGAGTACAGCAGCGATTATAGCAGTGAGGTGCATAGCTCTGAGGAAGACGACGAAGATTGA
- the LOC131230958 gene encoding voltage-dependent chloride channel 1, chloroplastic-like isoform X2, protein MRKPSTTPLNFPSYSTQFTPKTLLPKIPCLSPTSKPLSLQTLCSPSQEPSSSPSQTLTLISILRAVPDWADAIKERGMRQKRSLYTHDKWLEHRSSLRHIRHVLSSLSSRVILSLIPPVVAFTTFAAAIAGYNYAVELRYLPEIFPVLHASSLPYQLTAPALALLLVFRTEASYSRFEEGRKAWTGVVAGTNEFARQVMAGVESESDAEMKKMLLQYIMAFPVALKCHVVYGSDISKDLQNLLEEDDLAVVLSSKHRPRCIIEFISQSLKLLHLDESKRNILESKITCFHEGIGVCEQLMGIPIPLSYTRLTSRFLVFWHLTLPIILWDDCSWIVIPATFVSAASLFCIEERSCAGRCSH, encoded by the exons ATGAGAAAACCTTCAACAACCCCTCTCAATTTTCCTTCTTATTCTACCCAATTTACCCCCAAAACCCTTCTTCCCAAAATACCCTGCCTCTCCCCCACTTCCAAACCCCTCTCTCTCCAAACCCTCTGCTCACCCTCCCAAGAGCCTTCTTCCTCACCAagccaaaccctaaccctaatttcgaTCCTGCGGGCGGTCCCCGACTGGGCCGATGCGATCAAAGAACGGGGAATGAGGCAGAAGCGGTCCCTCTACACCCACGACAAGTGGCTCGAGCACCGATCCTCCCTTCGGCACATCCGCCACGTCCTCTCCAGCCTCTCCTCCCGTGTCATCCTCTCGCTCATCCCGCCCGTCGTTGCCTTCACAACATTCGCCGCTGCCATTGCTGGCTACAATTATGCTGTTGAGTTGCGATACCTGCCGGAGATCTTCCCGGTGCTGCATGCGTCGTCTCTGCCATACCAACTGACGGCCCCAGCGCTGGCGTTGCTGCTGGTTTTCAGGACGGAGGCGAGCTATTCGAGGTTTGAGGAGGGGCGGAAGGCGTGGACGGGCGTTGTGGCGGGGACGAATGAATTTGCACGGCAGGTTATGGCTGGGGTCGAGAGCGAGTCCGATGCGGAGATGAAGAAAATGTTGCTGCAGTATATCATGGCATTTCCAGTTGCTCTCAAG TGCCATGTTGTTTATGGCTCCGATATCAGTAAAGATCTGCAGAATTTGCTTGAAGAAGATGATCTAGCAGTAGTTCTCAGCTCGAAACATCGTCCACGCTGCATCATTGAGTTCATTTCTCAAAGCCTTAAATTGCTACACTTGGATGAGTCGAAGCGAAATATCTTG GAATCGAAAATCACTTGTTTCCATGAAGGCATTGGTGTCTGTGAACAACTCATGGGTATCCCCATTCCTCTTTCCTACACTCGCTTGACCTCAAGATTTCTAGTCTTCTGGCATCTTACGCTTCCCATTATACTTTGGGACGACTGCAGCTGGATCGTCATTCCTGCTACTTTTGTCAGTGCTGCTTCCTTGTTCTGCATTGAGGAA CGATCTTGTGCAGGTCGGTGTTCTCATTGA
- the LOC131230958 gene encoding voltage-dependent chloride channel 1, chloroplastic-like isoform X3: MRKPSTTPLNFPSYSTQFTPKTLLPKIPCLSPTSKPLSLQTLCSPSQEPSSSPSQTLTLISILRAVPDWADAIKERGMRQKRSLYTHDKWLEHRSSLRHIRHVLSSLSSRVILSLIPPVVAFTTFAAAIAGYNYAVELRYLPEIFPVLHASSLPYQLTAPALALLLVFRTEASYSRFEEGRKAWTGVVAGTNEFARQVMAGVESESDAEMKKMLLQYIMAFPVALKCHVVYGSDISKDLQNLLEEDDLAVVLSSKHRPRCIIEFISQSLKLLHLDESKRNILVGVLIEEPFPMLALDELCNLIHDSIREAIDIEDLIKRQLLAKRKKHSSNECSQNGRPIS; the protein is encoded by the exons ATGAGAAAACCTTCAACAACCCCTCTCAATTTTCCTTCTTATTCTACCCAATTTACCCCCAAAACCCTTCTTCCCAAAATACCCTGCCTCTCCCCCACTTCCAAACCCCTCTCTCTCCAAACCCTCTGCTCACCCTCCCAAGAGCCTTCTTCCTCACCAagccaaaccctaaccctaatttcgaTCCTGCGGGCGGTCCCCGACTGGGCCGATGCGATCAAAGAACGGGGAATGAGGCAGAAGCGGTCCCTCTACACCCACGACAAGTGGCTCGAGCACCGATCCTCCCTTCGGCACATCCGCCACGTCCTCTCCAGCCTCTCCTCCCGTGTCATCCTCTCGCTCATCCCGCCCGTCGTTGCCTTCACAACATTCGCCGCTGCCATTGCTGGCTACAATTATGCTGTTGAGTTGCGATACCTGCCGGAGATCTTCCCGGTGCTGCATGCGTCGTCTCTGCCATACCAACTGACGGCCCCAGCGCTGGCGTTGCTGCTGGTTTTCAGGACGGAGGCGAGCTATTCGAGGTTTGAGGAGGGGCGGAAGGCGTGGACGGGCGTTGTGGCGGGGACGAATGAATTTGCACGGCAGGTTATGGCTGGGGTCGAGAGCGAGTCCGATGCGGAGATGAAGAAAATGTTGCTGCAGTATATCATGGCATTTCCAGTTGCTCTCAAG TGCCATGTTGTTTATGGCTCCGATATCAGTAAAGATCTGCAGAATTTGCTTGAAGAAGATGATCTAGCAGTAGTTCTCAGCTCGAAACATCGTCCACGCTGCATCATTGAGTTCATTTCTCAAAGCCTTAAATTGCTACACTTGGATGAGTCGAAGCGAAATATCTTG GTCGGTGTTCTCATTGAGGAGCCATTTCCAATGCTTGCACTCGACGAATTATGCAATCTGATTCATGACAGCATCCGGGAAGCAATTGACATTGAGGATTTGATTAAACGGCAACTCCTGGCCAAAAGGAAGAAACATTCCAGTAACGAGTGCTCACAGAATGGGCGGCCTATTTCATGA
- the LOC131230958 gene encoding voltage-dependent chloride channel 1, chloroplastic-like isoform X1 produces MRKPSTTPLNFPSYSTQFTPKTLLPKIPCLSPTSKPLSLQTLCSPSQEPSSSPSQTLTLISILRAVPDWADAIKERGMRQKRSLYTHDKWLEHRSSLRHIRHVLSSLSSRVILSLIPPVVAFTTFAAAIAGYNYAVELRYLPEIFPVLHASSLPYQLTAPALALLLVFRTEASYSRFEEGRKAWTGVVAGTNEFARQVMAGVESESDAEMKKMLLQYIMAFPVALKCHVVYGSDISKDLQNLLEEDDLAVVLSSKHRPRCIIEFISQSLKLLHLDESKRNILESKITCFHEGIGVCEQLMGIPIPLSYTRLTSRFLVFWHLTLPIILWDDCSWIVIPATFVSAASLFCIEEVGVLIEEPFPMLALDELCNLIHDSIREAIDIEDLIKRQLLAKRKKHSSNECSQNGRPIS; encoded by the exons ATGAGAAAACCTTCAACAACCCCTCTCAATTTTCCTTCTTATTCTACCCAATTTACCCCCAAAACCCTTCTTCCCAAAATACCCTGCCTCTCCCCCACTTCCAAACCCCTCTCTCTCCAAACCCTCTGCTCACCCTCCCAAGAGCCTTCTTCCTCACCAagccaaaccctaaccctaatttcgaTCCTGCGGGCGGTCCCCGACTGGGCCGATGCGATCAAAGAACGGGGAATGAGGCAGAAGCGGTCCCTCTACACCCACGACAAGTGGCTCGAGCACCGATCCTCCCTTCGGCACATCCGCCACGTCCTCTCCAGCCTCTCCTCCCGTGTCATCCTCTCGCTCATCCCGCCCGTCGTTGCCTTCACAACATTCGCCGCTGCCATTGCTGGCTACAATTATGCTGTTGAGTTGCGATACCTGCCGGAGATCTTCCCGGTGCTGCATGCGTCGTCTCTGCCATACCAACTGACGGCCCCAGCGCTGGCGTTGCTGCTGGTTTTCAGGACGGAGGCGAGCTATTCGAGGTTTGAGGAGGGGCGGAAGGCGTGGACGGGCGTTGTGGCGGGGACGAATGAATTTGCACGGCAGGTTATGGCTGGGGTCGAGAGCGAGTCCGATGCGGAGATGAAGAAAATGTTGCTGCAGTATATCATGGCATTTCCAGTTGCTCTCAAG TGCCATGTTGTTTATGGCTCCGATATCAGTAAAGATCTGCAGAATTTGCTTGAAGAAGATGATCTAGCAGTAGTTCTCAGCTCGAAACATCGTCCACGCTGCATCATTGAGTTCATTTCTCAAAGCCTTAAATTGCTACACTTGGATGAGTCGAAGCGAAATATCTTG GAATCGAAAATCACTTGTTTCCATGAAGGCATTGGTGTCTGTGAACAACTCATGGGTATCCCCATTCCTCTTTCCTACACTCGCTTGACCTCAAGATTTCTAGTCTTCTGGCATCTTACGCTTCCCATTATACTTTGGGACGACTGCAGCTGGATCGTCATTCCTGCTACTTTTGTCAGTGCTGCTTCCTTGTTCTGCATTGAGGAA GTCGGTGTTCTCATTGAGGAGCCATTTCCAATGCTTGCACTCGACGAATTATGCAATCTGATTCATGACAGCATCCGGGAAGCAATTGACATTGAGGATTTGATTAAACGGCAACTCCTGGCCAAAAGGAAGAAACATTCCAGTAACGAGTGCTCACAGAATGGGCGGCCTATTTCATGA